The sequence ATATTTTAATGGTTTATCATGGGTTATTAACTGGTTTCTATTTAGTTGTTCCTCTCCATTAACAATGAAACTAATGTAATCGATGTAAATTGGGAAGCGTTGGTTTAATTTGTCTCTAATATCCTTACTTCTTAAGGTGACATTTAATTTCCCATCGTTGATACATTTAAACTTTATGGATACATTGTTTATTGAACTTTCTATAACATATCCTTTTCCTTTTTCATCATTAAACCATTCTGGTGAGTTGATTTTAGAGGATTTATCCGAAATGTTAATTATATCAATATTATTTTCATCATTGTTCATGTTTTTAATGTCGATTCTTGCAATGTTATATGGTAAAATTTGATTGAAAATTTCATTTTTTATTCTGTTTTGATTTGGTATCTGGATAAAATGGTTTAACCAATCAAAGATATTGTTATTAAATTTATTTTTATTAAAATCAACATCATTAATAATTTTTAATACTCCTATGGAAGATATTACTGGCTGTAAAGGATAGTAGTCGTGGTTATTAACATATTTTAGAATATTGTGATATAATTTTTTTGAGAAGTAAATTTCAAAGGTTTTTTCAAAGGAGTTTGATGAAAATACTTCTTTGATATATTTATTAATAGAATTATGTGTTATTGAATTATTGGATTTTATTAAACTTTTATTGGTTAAATTTTTCATTTGTTTACTGCTTTTAGATAAAAATTCAGGTTTTTCAAGTTTAAGGGGATATTTTTCATTAATTTTTTTAGCAAATTCAATTGTCTCTTTATTTATGGATCTTCCACCTTGAAACTTAAAATCTAAAAGTTTTGGACAGTACCTTGTAAATATTAGAGCTATTAATAAGTTACCATCTTTAATATTTTCATTAAATCTATCTAATTTATATAATTCCTTATCCATAAGGGGAGCTAATTTATAATTATTTGATAGTAAGCTTTCTAATATTGATTTACAAGAATGGTTTCTAGTTCTAACTTCTTTATACAATAATGTTGTTAATATAGGTAGATTTTGTTTTATATTGTAATCTTTTTGTAATTCTTCAAGGGATTTTTCTATGATATTTTTTGTAGGGTTTTTTAACTCTTCTGAATAATCTGATGCTCGCTTTAAACATTTATTCATATATTCTTCTGGAGTATCAATCCAATATTCCCTTATACATTCACCACTGTATCCTACAATTTTAAATATTTGATCTTCATGATATCCTAAATTATAGTACATTTGTTTATGAAAACAAAGTTTGCTATAAAAAGATATGTTGATCGGGGTTTTAATTGATTTGAAACCTGTTGTGGAGGGATGTAGTTCTGTATTTAATTTAAACTTATAATATTCGGAAATTGAAGATGCAATTTCAAAATCTTCTTTATGTGTAAATAAATTATCATTTATTGAATGAACGTTTATTTGATTTAAATCGATATTAGACCGTAATATTAATAATAATGTTAATCTTGAATCAAAACCACCACTTAAATCAATATTAAGATAGTGTTTTTTTTCGAATAATTTCCTAATTATTTTAACCCATTTATCAACCCAATTATCTAAGGTTTTTATACCTTCTTTAGAATTAACTTCAATACTATCTTCTTTATAGTCAATCTTTTCAAAGTCTAATCTTTTTGAATTAATATTGATTTTTAAAGTATAATTTCTAGGAATGATTTGAATTTCATTAATCATTGTGCTTTTATATGAAATTGCACATAAATCTGCAGCAATAAAAGATTTAGCACAGTCTTCATTTAAAGAAATAGGATATTTATCTTTTAGATATTCAACTAATTTTAGAAAGGAATTGGCGATAACGAATATATTATTATACTCATATAAATATAGTCCATAGGATCCAAAGAAATCTTGTGAAATAATAATCTGATTATTATCTTTAGATATATCTATATATGCCCCGTCTCCTTCTAATTTAATATCTTTATTAAACTCTTTTGATGTGATAATTTCATTATTGTAAATTGTGTATCCATAGAATTTTGATTCCACATTGTTTAAATTATTTGAATCAATTATAAAAAAATTATCTTCTATAATATTATTTTCTTCCATATTCATCCCCTTGAATTTTATAAATTTCTATATTTCCTAGAAATTTACATTGTACTATCTATTTATTAGATTGACCTAATATATTTTTTATTATTTTGCATTCCTCTAAAGAATTTACTTTAAATTAACATGGAAAAAATAAGTAAAAAATAATTTAAAAAAAAGTAAATTGATTCTATATTTAATTATTGTTTTTTTTATTTTATAAAAAAGAGTAAATTGAAAAACTATTTATTAGTATCTTCTTGAAAAAAGCTATCTAGACATTTATTGATTTGGTAATAGTTTCATTATTGGTAAAAAAAGGTATAAAATTAGAATATGATTTAAATTTCCTCATCATCATCAAGGTTAGGATTGTATCCTCCCCTATAGCCTTGTGGTCTTCTTTGGAAATGGTTTGAGGTTTCCTGTTCATAGTTAGGATTCCATCTTTTAAGGTTAGGTAGGAAGGTAATTAATACACCAGTCGCATCTGATTCCCTTAAATCAGGATTTTTATCCATCATCTCTTGTGCTTTTTTAACAATCATGTCCTCTACTGTTAAATCCGGTTCTGTAAATTCTCCATTTTGATAACAGTCTGCACAGTAATATTCATTTTTACTTCCATCTTTGTTTGTCCCTAATTCGTCTCCTCTACTCATAGGTTTACCACAAGAATTACAAAAACCCATAAAAATCACCTTAAGAAAATTATTATTATTATTCATTTATTCTAAATGAATTATAAAAAGTTTTTTATTAAAAAAAGAGTTGGTCTATAAAATTAAAAAAAAGAGTAAAAATAGTTTTTATAAAACTATTTAGATGGTTTCATCTTCATCGAGAGCAAGTCTCATATTGTCTGGATCTACTGGGAAGTGTGCTAAGAAATCGTCAGCAGCTCTTCTTGGATCTTTTGAACCAATAATGTATCTTCCAGCAATAATAATGTCTGCTCCTTTAGATGTAGCCTCTTCGACTTTTTCAGGAGTGATTCCGCCTGCTACAGCAACTAAACCTCCATCCATAATTTCTTTGATAGCTTTAATATTACCCCATTCGGTCATATTACTGGTATCTTCACCTTTTTCAGCTTTGGTAGTTTCTAGATCTACATTTCTGTGGAGTAAAACTATGTTAGGTTTGAGTTCAGGTTTAAGTTGTTTGAGTTTACCTTCAAAGTCATCTACATTCATCATATCTAATATGGAGTAGATTCCTTGTTTTTGAGCCTCATGGATTGCTTTTTCAATAGATTCAACAGTTCCAAGACCTGAGATTGCAACAGCATCTGCAGTCTCATCTGCAGCCATTTTAACTTCTACTCTTCCAACATCTAAGGTTTTTAAATCAGCAATAATAAATGCGTCAGGACGTAATTCTCTGATTTTACCTACAACACCAACACCAAATTTCTTAACGAGTGGTGTACCTGCTTCAATAAGGATTCTTTCTCTTTGAGGTAATGCATTCATTATGTTTTTAACAGCATCAAGATTATCTAAATCAAGTGCTACTTGTAAGTATGGAGGGTTCCATAATCTTTGTACTTTGAATCCCATTATTGGGTGAGTTCCACGATCTTTTTCTGCTAATACTTTATTGATATCAGGATATCCTTTCATTGCTCTTCTAATTGCTAATTTGGTTGCACCATAGTTGTATTGGTAAATTTTTCTGTAGTTTTCTGCTTCTGGATGTACATAAACAGATACAACTAAAACAATGTCATCAATTTTATCTTTAGGAAGAATTCCTTCCTCTACAGCATCTGCTACTGCTCTACCTACTGCAGTCTGTGCAGGTCCAAATACTTTACTTGCATCTTCTAAATTTCCAACTGTTACTTTAGGTACAATTGCAGTTGCAGGTTTGGTCATTAAGTTAGGTCTAATGACAGTAAGAAGAGGTGTGTGACCTACAGAAAGATTTGCTAAAGCATTTGCAAAAGCATTTCCAACAGGACCTTCTTTATCTCCAATCATTAAATCAACATGAGCTAATTCGTTTCCGTCTCCAATAAGAGCTTCTCCTATATTATACATTTCATATCCTCCAATTATAATAAATCAATTACTGATTTTTAGAGTAATTCTAGATTTATAACCATGATATATTATGTTTTTAAATACATAAATATTTTAATTTTTTTTTAATGTTATTGATTGTAAAATTCTTTTAAATTTTAGATTGATATACATTCAAACTTTAAAGAATTTCCATATTAAATTTAGATTCTGGTTTTTTTATTAATTTTAATTTCAATTATTCTTTTTTCATTATTTGTAATCAGTTTCATTACTATTGCAATGGTTTTGGTTTTTTATTATTCCTTTTTCATGAAAAAAGATGATTTAATATCTTAAAAATTAAGATATTAATTTTAACACCTAGAAGTGTATTCTTTGAGCGGTGTTTCTTGGAATTGGTAATCTTCTATAAGGCATTCCTTTGTTTTTATTAGATACTTCCTGGATTAATTCATCAATAGTCATATCTACTTTCTCGCCGGTTTCCCTTACAGTTACCTGTACAGTATCTGATTCAAGTTCCTTATCACCAACAACAAATATGTATGGAATCCACTCTTTGGATGCGTTTCTTATTTTCTTACCTACCCTATCTTCACTGTTATCAACATCTACACGGATATTGTTAGCTTGGATCTTATCAGCTAATTGGTTTGCATAGTCAAGATGTTTATCAGCAATCGGTAAGATCCTAACTTGTATTGGACTTAACCAAGTTGGAAGCATAGGAGCCCTTTCGTCCTTTTCAATTGCGGTCTTTTCAAGTAAACTACAGATAACCCTTTCGATACTTCCTGTAGGTGAACAATGTAGGATTGTTGGATGATGTTCCTTCTCATCTTCCCCGATATAGTTAATATCGAAACGTTTTCCACTTTCAACATCGATTTGTACAGTTGGGTTTTCAATTGGTCTACCTAAGTAATCGATTGCTGCAAAGTCTATTTTACAACTCCAGTAGTGTTTTCTTTCAGGTAAGATTTCTAAAAGCATTGGTTTTCCAATTCTTCTTGC comes from Methanobrevibacter boviskoreani JH1 and encodes:
- a CDS encoding bifunctional 5,6,7,8-tetrahydromethanopterin hydro-lyase/3-hexulose-6-phosphate synthase, producing the protein MYNIGEALIGDGNELAHVDLMIGDKEGPVGNAFANALANLSVGHTPLLTVIRPNLMTKPATAIVPKVTVGNLEDASKVFGPAQTAVGRAVADAVEEGILPKDKIDDIVLVVSVYVHPEAENYRKIYQYNYGATKLAIRRAMKGYPDINKVLAEKDRGTHPIMGFKVQRLWNPPYLQVALDLDNLDAVKNIMNALPQRERILIEAGTPLVKKFGVGVVGKIRELRPDAFIIADLKTLDVGRVEVKMAADETADAVAISGLGTVESIEKAIHEAQKQGIYSILDMMNVDDFEGKLKQLKPELKPNIVLLHRNVDLETTKAEKGEDTSNMTEWGNIKAIKEIMDGGLVAVAGGITPEKVEEATSKGADIIIAGRYIIGSKDPRRAADDFLAHFPVDPDNMRLALDEDETI
- a CDS encoding zinc ribbon domain-containing protein, whose protein sequence is MGFCNSCGKPMSRGDELGTNKDGSKNEYYCADCYQNGEFTEPDLTVEDMIVKKAQEMMDKNPDLRESDATGVLITFLPNLKRWNPNYEQETSNHFQRRPQGYRGGYNPNLDDDEEI